In Microcella sp., the genomic stretch GTAGCGCTCGGGCGACTCGGGGCCGTCGAGCGTCACGACGAGGCGCACCGCACTGAATCCGGCGCGCACGGTCTCATCGATGCCGAACAGGCGGCGAGCATCCAAGTCGCCTTCTGCGTCAATGCGGATGTCGTCGACGACAATTCCGAGGGCTTGAGCGTAGAGGCGGTAGACCACGATCTGGCACGAGATGAGCGCGCCGAGGGCGTACTCGACGGGGCTCGCCGCGACGTCGTCGCCCGCCAGTACTGCCGGCTCGTCGACGAGAAACTCGTGCTTACCGGCACGGATGCGAGAAGCCACCGAGCCTTCGCCCGATCCGGAGACGCTGTAGGTCAAGTGAGCTGCGGAGGAGTTTTTGGAGATGCGGTCGCCCCACGCCGCTCCGGCGTCGGTCAGCCGCGCGGCGCGCTCGTCAGCAGTGGATGCGGGAACAGGGGGTGCAGTGAGAAGAGTCATGACGGCGACGCTAGGCAGTGGATGCTCGCGCGTCGAGTACGCCTGTCACACTGTGTCGCGCACCGTCACGCAGCGTCGCAGAGCGTCATCGAACGCAATGCTCACGACGTCTCTAGCGGTCGCAGCCGCCCGACTTGTCGGCGCGCGAGCCCGGAACGTTGAGGTCGCGCAACCCCTTGTAGGCATACGGGTCCTCCCCCGCGACCATCACGATGTCGCGGAAGTCGTACTCGGCGATGTGCCGACCTTCGGCGTTCTGCCACGGCAGCAGCGACTCGGCGCTCATGTAGTGGTTGACGAGCGCGCGCCGATAGCCGTGGGCCCCCGAGTTCTCGAGCGATCGGTGCAGCAGGTAGCCGTTGAAGAACAATGCGGCCCCCGCGGGCACCTCGACCGGCAAGGCGTCGTCGTCGGTGTACGGAAACCCGAAGGCCTCGTCGGTGCAGTCGAAGCGCTCGTCGGTCTGCTCGCGGTCGGGGTAGAGCACGCCGCGGGCGTGCGAGCCGGGCAGAACCCAGAGACAGCCGTTCTCGGTGGTGGCGTCGTCGAGAGCGATCCACACGCCGGCGAGCGAGCGGTCGCGCGTCGGGATGAAGTGCTCGTCCTGATGCCAGGCCTGCCCCGGCTTTCCCTCGCTCTTGATGAACAGCATCGACTGCATGGCCTTGACGTTCGGGCCGATCACCCGCGTGAGCCCGTCGACAATCCGAGGGTGCTGCATGATCTGCCGAGCGACCTCGCTGATCTTGTGCGGGTGGTGGATGCACAGGTACTGCCGCAGCACGTCGGCGTCGCTCTGCCCGGGGTGAGCATCCACGCCGGAATCGACCGGGTTCAGACCAGCCCGGCAGATACGCAGGGCCTCGGCGTTCACCTCGGCCACCTCGGCCGGGGTGAGGGCGCCGCGGAGAATCGCGTAGCCGTCGCGGGCGTACTGGGCTACGAAGGCCTCATCGACGGCATCGTGCATCACGAGAGCAGGGCGAACCGCGGTGTTCATCTTTAGATCATACCTAAGGGTGCTTGCGGTCGAGTAGAAACTGCCTATTGTCACGAGACTCTGTCAGCGGGATGCTCACACCATGCCCCGCCGCCTGCTCACGCTCGCCGCTCTTGCCCTTGTCGGCCTCACGGGGTGCTCGATGCCCGCGCCGGCAGCTACTCCGACCGCCGCGCCGGCCGCCGAGGAGCCCTCGAGCACCCCTTCGCCCGAGCCAGAGGCCGTGCCGGCCGACCTGGTCGTGCGCGGCGGCGGCGTCGAGCTCTACGACTCAGATGGAGCACTCGTCGGCTCGTTCGTGTGGGCCGACGAAACCGAGACCGCGCTCGAGGTGCTCGAGCTCGCCTTCGGCCCCGCGCCGACACCGGGGCTGCGCGAAGGCGACGGGACGCACTACGCAGACTTCGCAACCTACGACTTCTCGGGCCTCATCTACTTCACGGCGGTGAGCCTCGAGAAGCCGCGCACCGAGTACTTCTTGCCCTCGATCGTTCAGGTCGACACGGGTGAGCCGATCAACGGAGTGAGCATCCGCACGCTCGATGACCTGACCGTCGGAGGTGACGTAGCAGACGTGCTCGCTGCCTCGCCGC encodes the following:
- a CDS encoding phytanoyl-CoA dioxygenase family protein, with protein sequence MNTAVRPALVMHDAVDEAFVAQYARDGYAILRGALTPAEVAEVNAEALRICRAGLNPVDSGVDAHPGQSDADVLRQYLCIHHPHKISEVARQIMQHPRIVDGLTRVIGPNVKAMQSMLFIKSEGKPGQAWHQDEHFIPTRDRSLAGVWIALDDATTENGCLWVLPGSHARGVLYPDREQTDERFDCTDEAFGFPYTDDDALPVEVPAGAALFFNGYLLHRSLENSGAHGYRRALVNHYMSAESLLPWQNAEGRHIAEYDFRDIVMVAGEDPYAYKGLRDLNVPGSRADKSGGCDR
- a CDS encoding OsmC family protein, producing the protein MTLLTAPPVPASTADERAARLTDAGAAWGDRISKNSSAAHLTYSVSGSGEGSVASRIRAGKHEFLVDEPAVLAGDDVAASPVEYALGALISCQIVVYRLYAQALGIVVDDIRIDAEGDLDARRLFGIDETVRAGFSAVRLVVTLDGPESPERYAELRDAVDAHCPVLDLFANPTPVSVEVRTA